The Halomicronema hongdechloris C2206 genome includes a window with the following:
- a CDS encoding gamma-glutamyltransferase encodes MARVTIAAGSQITADAGATIANQGGNAVDAALAATLVAMSTDLGVMAPGASGFIAVWPAAGEPVVIDAYADMPGAFSLPSVGQGTFDVRFDYGGPMSNRVGYGLGGHAGHLCGVGLASNQYGTLPWRHVVTPAIDWVERGFPLTGGAAEYLRYTHEAIFSWHPDSYRALHHDDGRLLQQGEIVHIPDLADSLAVDCRSGCRGFLHGGIGQRMAADIQANGGLLTAEDLAAYRAIPRHPLRVQFSDWQVATNPSPAIGGACLAAMLLLLDYQAQMQGACPSIEHLIESQRAVLAYRTQALDGLADTAEAITQMLQLARQGNCRGLAKSPSTIHISAVDSAGLACSISASAGYGSGVMIPGTGLWLNNSLGEVDLHPQGLEDLPPGTRLSSNMAPTLAQRSDGAKLAIGSPGASRITTAIAQVLLNIVHRKLGLADAIAYPRLHVEVIDQALRLAFEPGLSIPDLPEFSAYPFETASMYFGGVQAASWTPEAGLAAAADFRRAGGVAEGGSTAGATGDG; translated from the coding sequence ATGGCTAGGGTCACGATTGCGGCTGGGTCACAGATTACTGCTGATGCGGGGGCTACCATCGCCAATCAGGGAGGCAACGCGGTAGATGCGGCCCTGGCCGCCACCTTGGTGGCCATGAGCACGGATCTTGGGGTGATGGCCCCGGGGGCCAGCGGCTTTATCGCCGTCTGGCCGGCTGCAGGGGAGCCTGTGGTGATTGACGCCTATGCTGACATGCCGGGCGCGTTTAGCCTCCCCTCGGTGGGGCAGGGCACCTTCGACGTCAGGTTTGATTACGGCGGTCCCATGAGCAATCGGGTGGGCTACGGGCTCGGTGGCCACGCCGGGCATCTTTGCGGGGTTGGTTTAGCCTCTAACCAGTATGGCACCTTGCCCTGGCGACATGTAGTCACCCCGGCCATTGACTGGGTTGAGCGGGGATTTCCCCTCACCGGCGGCGCGGCCGAGTACTTGCGCTATACCCATGAGGCTATCTTTAGCTGGCATCCCGACAGCTATCGAGCCCTGCACCACGATGATGGCCGCTTGCTGCAGCAGGGAGAGATTGTTCACATTCCCGACCTGGCCGATAGTCTTGCGGTTGATTGCAGATCAGGGTGTCGCGGCTTTTTACACGGGGGAATCGGCCAGCGGATGGCGGCAGACATTCAGGCCAACGGTGGCCTGCTGACGGCAGAGGATTTGGCGGCCTATCGGGCTATTCCTCGCCATCCCCTGAGGGTTCAATTCAGTGACTGGCAGGTGGCGACCAATCCGTCTCCCGCCATTGGCGGCGCTTGTCTGGCGGCGATGCTGCTGCTGCTCGATTACCAGGCCCAGATGCAGGGGGCTTGTCCTTCCATAGAACACCTGATCGAGAGTCAGCGGGCGGTGTTGGCCTATCGCACCCAGGCCTTGGATGGTTTGGCCGATACCGCTGAGGCTATTACCCAAATGCTGCAACTGGCCCGACAGGGCAACTGTCGCGGCCTGGCCAAGTCCCCGTCTACCATCCACATTTCGGCGGTAGATAGCGCGGGCTTGGCTTGCTCCATCAGTGCTTCCGCAGGCTATGGCTCTGGCGTCATGATCCCTGGCACTGGCCTCTGGTTGAATAATTCCTTGGGAGAAGTGGACCTCCATCCCCAAGGGCTTGAGGACCTGCCCCCCGGCACCCGGCTCTCTTCTAACATGGCCCCTACCCTGGCCCAGCGCTCCGACGGTGCCAAGTTGGCGATTGGCTCACCGGGAGCCTCCCGCATTACCACGGCCATAGCTCAGGTGCTGCTCAATATCGTGCACCGCAAGTTAGGACTGGCGGATGCGATCGCATATCCCCGCCTCCATGTAGAAGTCATCGATCAGGCGCTGCGGCTAGCGTTTGAGCCAGGGCTCTCGATTCCAGACCTACCAGAGTTTTCGGCGTATCCGTTTGAGACTGCATCGATGTACTTCGGGGGAGTGCAAGCGGCATCATGGACCCCTGAGGCTGGCTTAGCCGCCGCCGCTGACTTCCGCCGGGCCGGTGGAGTGGCTGAAGGCGGCAGCACCGCGGGGGCTACTGGTGATGGATGA
- a CDS encoding type I restriction endonuclease subunit R yields the protein MLAVMVTAGITQAITNLNEARTKLGVAPSQDAAFFLEWQAPLPSLTDAQKVRLDHLKQRYLFYADSGAITEGTVNLILLAPLLETLSLMDPPYQVRGEKYVRVAIEDGETMLEGLIDALLLDEHLWLIVIESKRYGFSGRQAIAQTLGYMVTAPVSPVFALITTGEDFLFVKLDRETGMYGLSDKFTLSTVAGNDLHQVAQILQRLAAH from the coding sequence ATGCTTGCTGTTATGGTCACTGCTGGCATCACTCAAGCCATTACCAACCTCAATGAAGCCCGCACCAAATTAGGGGTGGCGCCTAGCCAAGATGCTGCGTTTTTTCTGGAATGGCAAGCACCACTGCCATCGCTAACAGACGCCCAAAAAGTCAGGCTGGATCACCTGAAGCAGCGCTATTTGTTCTATGCCGACAGCGGTGCCATTACTGAAGGCACCGTCAACCTGATTCTGCTGGCTCCTCTGCTGGAAACCTTGAGTTTGATGGATCCCCCTTATCAGGTGCGGGGTGAGAAATATGTACGCGTTGCCATTGAAGATGGCGAGACCATGCTAGAGGGCTTGATTGATGCGCTGTTGCTAGATGAGCATCTGTGGCTGATTGTGATTGAGAGCAAGCGCTATGGGTTTAGTGGGCGGCAGGCCATTGCGCAAACCCTAGGGTATATGGTCACAGCCCCGGTCTCTCCTGTGTTTGCCTTAATTACGACGGGGGAAGATTTTCTGTTTGTGAAGCTTGATCGCGAAACCGGCATGTATGGCCTGTCGGACAAGTTCACCCTGAGTACCGTTGCAGGCAATGACTTGCATCAGGTGGCACAAATTTTGCAACGATTGGCCGCTCACTAA
- a CDS encoding DUF6883 domain-containing protein, with protein MLIPYAANAVVDIRKLRDYCLNSEHDDGKHKARLFRSKLGMTSDDAEALRQILLAVVVSREAQLGRRDQFGQRYTVDFMVEWQNRSATVRSGWIVEHGSETPKLTTCYPL; from the coding sequence ATGTTGATTCCCTATGCCGCGAATGCAGTTGTGGATATTCGTAAACTCCGCGACTATTGCCTAAATTCAGAGCATGATGACGGTAAACACAAAGCGCGGTTGTTTCGGTCAAAGCTGGGTATGACCTCTGATGATGCAGAGGCTTTACGTCAAATTCTGCTTGCGGTCGTAGTATCCCGCGAGGCTCAGCTAGGGCGACGCGATCAGTTTGGGCAACGCTACACCGTAGATTTCATGGTCGAATGGCAGAATAGAAGTGCAACGGTTCGGAGTGGCTGGATCGTTGAGCATGGCTCAGAAACGCCAAAATTGACGACGTGTTATCCCCTGTAG